TCGCACCGTGAGCTATCGTGTACGGGGAGTAAGAAACAAACGGCATGACCCGTTCTTTCGCGTCCCAGGAGTGTTCGGTTCCGTCCCAGGAGTGTTCAGTCGATGGCGAGGCAGTTACGCGCCGAGCAGACCCGCGCGACGATCATCACGGCCGCAGCAGACCTGTTCGACCGCTGCGGATACGAGTCGACCAGCCTCAGTGACATCGTCGAACACGCCCATGTCACCAAAGGCGCCCTCTACTTCCACTTCGCGGCGAAGGAAGACCTCGCGCACGCCATCATGGAGATCCAGTCGCGCACCCTGCGTGACGTGGTGGCCGAGATGGACGCCCGCGGCCACACCTCCCTCGAAACCCTGATGAGGATCACCTTCGGCATCGCCCGGCTCTCCGTCGAGGGCCCCGTCCCGCGTGCCGGACTCCGGCTCGCCACCGGCCCGGTCGAGGTCCGCCCGCCGCTCACCCACCCGTTCACCGAATGGCGCGACATCGCCGCCCGCAGACTGCACGGCGCGATGAAGGAGTCCGACATCCACCCGGACATCGACGTGGAGGCCGTCGCGCACGCCCTGGTCAGCTGGTTCGTCGGCACCCGTGTCGTCGGCCGCTCCCTCGAACCCGTCGCCCGGCAGCCGCGCCGGGTCGCCGAGATGTGGCACGTCATGATCCGCGGCATGGTCCCGGTCACCCGCCGCGCCCG
The sequence above is a segment of the Streptomyces griseoviridis genome. Coding sequences within it:
- a CDS encoding ScbR family autoregulator-binding transcription factor — encoded protein: MARQLRAEQTRATIITAAADLFDRCGYESTSLSDIVEHAHVTKGALYFHFAAKEDLAHAIMEIQSRTLRDVVAEMDARGHTSLETLMRITFGIARLSVEGPVPRAGLRLATGPVEVRPPLTHPFTEWRDIAARRLHGAMKESDIHPDIDVEAVAHALVSWFVGTRVVGRSLEPVARQPRRVAEMWHVMIRGMVPVTRRARYLNLASRLEREIRPV